A window of Natrinema versiforme contains these coding sequences:
- a CDS encoding MBL fold metallo-hydrolase, whose translation MTQSDWGDWLVRDVEDADPDGVAVWYLGCNGFIVKGREGTTIFIDPYVGLGSPPRTIRMIPVPFDPDDVDAADAVFATHEHTDHVHGPSQAPILANTGATFYAPDDSLAVAREDENWTDEWDVTDDQLTEVTEDETLEVGEFTVHVEAATDPDATHPVSYVLEHDAGTFFHGGDTKPSDEFERIGDEYEIDLAALAFGTVGQIPDKRTREPKRTRWYNDENQLVECAAALECERLLPSHWDMWKGLTADPTALHHHANSFEYPRRLEIREIGDRVDL comes from the coding sequence ATGACCCAAAGCGACTGGGGAGACTGGCTCGTTCGCGACGTCGAGGACGCCGATCCGGACGGGGTCGCGGTCTGGTATCTCGGCTGTAACGGCTTTATCGTCAAAGGCCGCGAGGGAACGACGATCTTCATCGATCCGTACGTCGGACTCGGGAGCCCGCCCCGGACGATTCGCATGATTCCCGTGCCGTTCGATCCGGACGACGTCGATGCGGCCGACGCCGTCTTCGCGACCCACGAACACACCGACCACGTTCACGGCCCGAGTCAGGCACCGATTCTCGCGAACACGGGCGCGACCTTCTACGCGCCCGACGATAGCCTCGCGGTCGCCCGCGAGGACGAGAACTGGACCGACGAGTGGGACGTAACCGACGACCAACTGACCGAAGTCACCGAGGACGAGACACTCGAGGTCGGTGAGTTCACGGTCCACGTCGAGGCGGCGACCGACCCCGACGCGACCCACCCCGTGAGCTACGTACTCGAGCACGACGCCGGAACCTTCTTCCACGGCGGTGATACGAAACCAAGCGACGAGTTCGAGCGGATCGGCGACGAGTACGAGATCGATCTCGCGGCGCTCGCGTTCGGAACCGTCGGGCAGATCCCCGACAAACGGACCCGTGAACCGAAGCGGACTCGCTGGTACAACGACGAGAACCAGCTCGTCGAGTGTGCCGCGGCCCTCGAGTGCGAGCGACTCCTGCCGAGCCACTGGGACATGTGGAAGGGGCTCACCGCCGATCCGACGGCGCTTCACCACCACGCGAACAGCTTCGAGTATCCGCGTCGACTCGAGATCCGCGAGATCGGCGATCGCGTCGATCTGTAG
- the dph2 gene encoding diphthamide biosynthesis enzyme Dph2: MSQESEYTEGDLRNTGMQLKHDREWDYELETIVDAIEERDATKVGLQFPEGLKRRGPAVADDLRTLADDDVTFMLSGQPCYGACDLDTYLMKRTDVFVHFGHSPMKDTDKVIYVPLFSNVEVEPIMEESLETLEPPEETEGVGLVTTAQHMNLYDEMKAFLEERGYEVQSRRGDERLTHEGQVLGCNYASADVPADQVLYVGGGKFHPLGLAMEHPDKHVVIADPVNNVVTVADTDKFMKQRYGAIHRAMDAEKWGVIFCTKIGQGRWEMAQEILEDNDNAYLITMDEVTPDRLRNFDMDAFVNTGCPRITTDDGPQFHKPMLTPGEYRIAVGDEPLDSLSFDTFHGTW, from the coding sequence ATGAGTCAGGAGTCGGAATACACCGAGGGGGACCTCCGGAACACCGGAATGCAGTTGAAACACGATCGCGAGTGGGATTACGAACTCGAGACGATCGTCGACGCGATCGAAGAGCGGGACGCGACGAAGGTCGGACTGCAGTTCCCCGAGGGGTTAAAGCGCCGCGGACCGGCCGTCGCGGACGACCTCCGGACGCTGGCCGATGACGACGTGACGTTCATGCTCTCGGGACAGCCCTGCTACGGCGCCTGCGATCTCGACACCTACCTGATGAAACGCACCGACGTGTTCGTTCACTTTGGGCACTCCCCGATGAAGGACACGGACAAGGTGATCTACGTGCCGCTGTTCTCGAACGTCGAGGTCGAGCCGATCATGGAAGAGTCCCTCGAGACCCTCGAGCCACCGGAAGAGACCGAGGGCGTTGGGCTCGTCACCACGGCCCAGCACATGAACCTGTACGACGAGATGAAGGCGTTCTTAGAGGAGCGGGGCTACGAGGTCCAGAGCCGCCGCGGCGACGAGCGACTGACCCACGAGGGACAGGTGCTCGGCTGCAACTACGCGAGCGCGGACGTGCCCGCGGATCAGGTGCTCTACGTCGGCGGCGGCAAGTTCCACCCGCTCGGGCTGGCGATGGAACACCCCGACAAGCACGTCGTCATCGCGGACCCGGTCAACAACGTCGTCACCGTCGCGGACACGGACAAGTTCATGAAACAGCGCTACGGTGCCATCCACCGCGCGATGGACGCCGAGAAATGGGGCGTCATCTTTTGTACCAAGATCGGGCAGGGCCGCTGGGAAATGGCCCAAGAGATCCTCGAGGACAACGATAACGCCTACCTTATCACGATGGACGAAGTGACGCCGGACCGCCTGCGGAACTTCGACATGGACGCGTTCGTCAACACCGGCTGCCCGCGGATCACGACCGACGACGGGCCGCAGTTCCACAAGCCGATGCTCACGCCCGGCGAGTACCGGATCGCCGTCGGCGACGAGCCGCTCGACAGTCTCTCGTTCGATACGTTCCACGGGACGTGGTAG